From Danaus plexippus chromosome 11, MEX_DaPlex, whole genome shotgun sequence, the proteins below share one genomic window:
- the LOC116765805 gene encoding facilitated trehalose transporter Tret1-2 homolog, which produces MSSKEINVNYPDPGFWTETSLIQLGYGVWVNLSQVIVGLAFGFSSVALPQIASATSPIKVTISDQSWIASVLPLFCPPGCILGGYLIDKFGRRTMLICSQLPVMAGWFYTGVAQSAVNLIIGRMLTGFGVGMAMSVPRVYMTEMSLPNMRGIIGSFPNIAMSIGIASQAGLGSILKWNILCFISFSCSLSLFFLNFKLPESPYYLLQKASIDDARNSLKHFRGKQYNIENEINDLIDFKRDNDIHKLNAKERMQALFKRSACKPFWTMMVYVVIMELSGASIVFMWGVQILQRSKSSVNPEIGNFILGLMRIISGVITAVFVFHIGRRPLALTSGIGVGVTCLFLGSIMHYLSTPSIFPQLGYVAYIFFATLGYYTLPPLIMFELYPLQVRGILGGLSLSNISLCIFVANKSFPFVRDSLGFANTILAFGIWSFLGSVFLYFFLPETKDLTLQEIEEYYNDIRPTLTSQRKILSMQRIQSMENTSTSKGIMKKTSNTGKPVS; this is translated from the exons ATGTCTTCTAAGgagataaatgtaaattatccTGACCCAGGCTTTTGGACGGAAACCTCACTAATCCAGCTCGGTTACGGTGTTTGGGTGAATCTCTCCCAGGTCATAGTAGGCTTGGCTTTTGGTTTTTCATCAGTAGCTCTTCCACAAATAGCATCGGCTACATCACCAATAAAAGTTACAATATCCGATCAGTCTTGGATAG CTAGTGTTTTGCCTTTATTTTGCCCGCCTGGCTGTATTTTGGGTGGATATTTGATAGATAAATTCGGTCGTCGTACTATGCTTATATGCAGTCAGTTGCCAGTTATGGCTGGCTGGTTTTACACTGGCGTTGCCCAATCCGCTGTGAATCTTATCATag gcaGGATGTTGACGGGTTTCGGCGTAGGAATGGCAATGAGTGTCCCTCGTGTGTATATGACTGAAATGTCCTTACCAAATATGAGAGGTATTATTGGATCTTTTCCAAACATTGCCATGTCTATAGGCATCGCTTCCCAG GCTGGTTTGGGATCAATTCtgaaatggaatattttatgttttattagttttagcTGTTCTTTAAgcttattctttttaaacttCAAACTTCCTGAATCACCATATTACTTGCTGCAAAAAGCATCGATAGATGATGCGAGGAATTCCCTCAAACATTTCAGaggtaaacaatataatattgaaaacgaAATTAACGACCTCATCGATTTTAAGAGAGACAACGACATCCATAA GTTGAATGCTAAGGAGAGAATGCAGGCTTTATTTAAACGATCCGCTTGTAAGCCATTCTGGACAATGATGGTATATGTTGTCATTATGGAACTGTCTGGCGCTTCGATTGTCTTTATGTGGGGTGTTCAGATACTGCAG AGATCAAAGTCTTCCGTAAATCCTGAAATAGGTAACTTTATCTTGGGACTGATGAGAATTATTAGCGGTGTAATAACAGCAGTTTTTGTATTCCACATAGGCAGGAGACCGTTGGCACTTACGTCAG GTATAGGTGTTGGTGTGACTTGCTTGTTTCTTGGTTCTATCATGCATTATTTAAGTACACCATCAATATTCCCCCAACTAGGATACGTGGCTTACATATTCTTCGCTACATTGGGTTACTACACACTACCTCCTCTTATAATGTTTGAATTGTATCCACTCCAG GTAAGAGGAATACTGGGGGGCTTGTCATTGTCAAACATAAGTTTATGTATATTCGTAGCAAACAAGAGTTTTCCATTCGTCAGAGATTCCCTTGGGTTTGCGAACACCATTTTGGCGTTTGGTATATGGTCTTTTCTTG GGTCAGTGTTCCTGTACTTCTTCTTGCCAGAAACGAAAGATTTGACCTTGCAAGAAATAGaggaatattataatgacataCGGCCAACTCTGACGTCACAGAGGAAAATACTTTCAATGCAACGGATACAGAGCATGGAAAACACGAGCACTTCCAAAGGAATAATGAAGAAAACGAGCAATACCGGCAAACCAGTGTCGTAG
- the LOC133319035 gene encoding facilitated trehalose transporter Tret1-2 homolog isoform X3 produces the protein MVYLIEYKRQNDLHRLSFKEQMLIVFMKSTCKSFWMILIYLVITQCSGVTIIAMWTVDIIRKSNSSIDANSGNVVLGITRLIGGVVTAVLIFRIRRRPMALVSGAGVGVMCLAVTLLINNLKAPTPLPLLCYAGYILFATLGHYNLPILIMYELYPLQVRGLMGGISLCCLNIFIFFAIKSYPYLRDDIGFANTILAFGICSLIGEFIK, from the exons ATGGTTTATCTTATAGAATATAAGAGACAGAATGATCTTCACAG ATTGTCTTTCAAAGAGCAAATGTTGATAGTGTTTATGAAGTCAACATGCAAATCATTTTGGatgatattgatttatttagttatcaCACAATGTTCTGGAGTCACGATTATAGCTATGTGGACGGTGGATATAATACGG aaatcaAATTCGTCCATCGATGCTAATTCTGGTAACGTTGTACTCGGAATTACTAGGTTAATAGGAGGGGTGGTTACAGCAGTGCTTATATTCAGAATTAGAAGACGACCAATGGCCCTGGTATCGG GTGCAGGCGTCGGTGTAATGTGTTTAGCTGTGACAttgctaataaataatttaaaggcaCCGACACCGCTTCCACTGCTGTGTTACGCGGGTTACATTCTGTTTGCGACTCTCGGACATTACAATTTGccgattttaattatgtacgAATTATATCCTCTGCAG GTGAGAGGACTGATGGGAGGAATTTCTCTATGCtgtctaaatattttcattttcttcgCTATCAAATCGTACCCTTACTTAAGAGATGACATCGGCTTCGCTAACACAATACTCGCTTTTGGTATATGTTCGTTAATTGGtgagtttattaaatga